In the Candidatus Ozemobacteraceae bacterium genome, one interval contains:
- a CDS encoding efflux RND transporter permease subunit, with the protein MNLSIYGVKWPVTTTMVFLATIILGAFSWTQLGVDLMPNFEIPAVTIITTYTGCGPREIESSITEPIEESVSTVENVDEITSQSMEGISMVTVKFNWGINLDAATNDIRDKLDLVARRLPDNADKPFIFKFNTSMIPVVMLSVSANESWEKLEKITDRKIVDALKRIPGVATALQIGGDKRGVLVNLDRERVQATGLSGSQIVGLLRNQNVDNPGGTIKQGQFEYLARTPGKFTRVDDLKSVVVATKPGVVRLGDVAEIRDDFLEKSNAFYINGKPGIGIMVQKQSGANTVSVAAAVREALPEIQAQLPPDVKLEMIMDTSEFIQNTIDNLSDSVLLGGIAVFFVIMFFLRDIRGSLIICTTIPTSLIITFLLMYLADYTLNQISLSSLAIAIGMVVDNSIVILDNIKRYLERGVKSREAAISGAVEMGTSVMASTLTTIVIFLPIIFTTGLINIMFGQLAMIITMALSASLISALMLTPMMCSKILKPAKVQGNAVVKTRFEFLEKIESIYGKTLDTLLNHRWKTVGCLMACFVLSLGLVKLVGVDFMPDQDQGRITIKYECPVGTRFEVTGQFGQRIAEIVKKNVPELKTFVVRYGKSAGQGGAMSGAKNFSYAGQVSVMLVPKDKRRRGVKTVIQDLRPLIEEIPGITVNFDSGDPMANMMGTAGAGFTLNLYGYDLKTGLAWANRLKERLSSIRGLADLEINQDLAQPELQVNIDREKAATLGFNVSDIGSAVETYISGDTTVKYQEGGDEYDIVVRLRPEDRDRIEDLDRVPLISPTGQVVRLDNVARISNELGPTNVSRNEQERYIQITGQVYGRGSGDVSDDAKAIIESMPIPPGFSWKFAGNEKQRRESFSVLLQAVILGCILVYMVMASQFESLLAPFIIALSIPFGFMGAVLFLVIVGSRISIVSLLAFLILIGIVVNNGIVLISYINILVKRKIGLREALVTSGISRLRPILSTTTTTVLGMIPMAISTGEGSEIWVPMGMSVIGGLIVSTLMTLFLMPILYSLFSRWLVPADHPA; encoded by the coding sequence ATGAACCTCTCTATATATGGCGTGAAATGGCCTGTCACCACCACGATGGTGTTTCTGGCCACCATCATCCTCGGGGCCTTTTCCTGGACCCAGCTGGGCGTCGACCTGATGCCCAATTTCGAGATCCCTGCCGTCACCATCATCACGACGTATACGGGCTGCGGCCCGCGGGAAATCGAGTCGAGCATCACCGAGCCGATCGAGGAAAGCGTCTCGACCGTCGAGAACGTCGACGAAATCACGTCGCAGTCGATGGAAGGCATTTCCATGGTCACGGTGAAGTTCAACTGGGGCATCAACCTCGATGCGGCGACGAACGACATCCGCGACAAGCTCGATCTCGTCGCGCGCCGCCTTCCCGACAATGCCGACAAGCCGTTCATCTTTAAGTTCAACACCTCGATGATTCCCGTCGTGATGCTCTCCGTCTCGGCGAATGAAAGCTGGGAAAAGCTCGAGAAGATCACCGACCGGAAAATCGTCGATGCCCTCAAACGCATTCCCGGCGTTGCCACTGCCCTGCAGATCGGCGGCGACAAGCGCGGCGTCCTCGTGAACCTCGATCGGGAGCGCGTCCAGGCCACGGGACTGTCGGGAAGCCAGATCGTCGGCCTGCTCCGGAATCAGAACGTCGACAACCCCGGCGGCACCATCAAGCAGGGGCAGTTCGAGTATCTCGCGCGCACCCCCGGCAAGTTCACCCGCGTCGATGATCTCAAATCGGTCGTCGTCGCGACGAAACCCGGCGTCGTGCGCCTCGGCGACGTCGCCGAGATCAGGGATGATTTCCTCGAAAAGTCCAACGCGTTCTACATCAACGGGAAACCCGGCATCGGCATCATGGTCCAGAAACAGTCCGGCGCCAACACCGTCAGCGTCGCCGCCGCGGTGCGCGAGGCCCTGCCGGAGATCCAGGCCCAACTGCCTCCCGATGTGAAACTCGAGATGATCATGGACACGTCCGAGTTCATCCAGAACACGATCGACAACCTGAGCGACTCGGTCCTGCTGGGCGGCATCGCGGTGTTCTTCGTCATCATGTTTTTCCTGCGCGACATCCGCGGAAGCCTGATCATCTGCACCACGATTCCGACCTCGCTGATCATCACATTTCTGTTGATGTATCTCGCCGATTATACATTAAATCAGATATCGCTATCGAGTCTCGCGATCGCCATCGGCATGGTCGTCGACAACTCGATCGTCATCCTCGACAATATCAAGCGCTACCTCGAACGGGGTGTCAAATCGCGCGAGGCGGCCATTTCCGGCGCCGTCGAGATGGGAACGTCGGTCATGGCCTCGACGCTGACGACCATCGTCATCTTTCTGCCGATCATCTTCACGACCGGCCTGATCAACATCATGTTCGGCCAGCTGGCGATGATCATCACAATGGCGCTGTCGGCCTCTCTGATCTCGGCGCTGATGCTGACGCCGATGATGTGCTCGAAGATCCTGAAGCCGGCGAAAGTCCAGGGGAATGCCGTCGTGAAGACACGGTTCGAGTTCCTCGAGAAAATCGAGAGCATCTACGGCAAAACCCTTGACACCCTTCTGAACCATCGCTGGAAAACCGTCGGCTGCCTGATGGCATGCTTCGTGCTGTCGCTGGGCCTGGTGAAGCTGGTCGGGGTGGATTTCATGCCGGACCAGGACCAGGGCCGCATCACGATCAAATACGAGTGTCCGGTGGGCACCCGGTTCGAGGTGACGGGCCAGTTCGGGCAGCGAATCGCCGAGATCGTGAAAAAGAACGTTCCCGAACTGAAGACGTTCGTGGTCCGGTACGGAAAATCGGCGGGCCAGGGCGGCGCGATGTCGGGCGCAAAGAACTTTTCGTACGCCGGCCAGGTTAGCGTGATGCTCGTTCCCAAAGACAAGCGTAGGCGCGGCGTCAAGACCGTCATCCAGGATCTGCGCCCCCTGATCGAGGAGATTCCGGGCATCACCGTCAACTTCGACTCGGGCGATCCCATGGCCAACATGATGGGAACGGCCGGCGCCGGTTTCACCCTGAATCTCTATGGATACGACCTGAAGACCGGCCTTGCGTGGGCGAACCGGCTCAAGGAGAGACTGTCTTCCATTCGCGGCCTCGCCGATCTCGAGATCAACCAGGACCTCGCCCAGCCGGAATTGCAGGTGAACATCGACCGGGAAAAGGCCGCAACGCTCGGATTCAACGTGTCGGACATCGGGAGCGCCGTCGAAACCTACATCAGCGGCGACACCACGGTGAAATACCAGGAGGGCGGCGACGAATACGACATCGTCGTGCGCTTGCGGCCGGAAGACCGCGACCGGATCGAGGATCTCGACCGGGTTCCGCTGATCAGTCCGACCGGCCAGGTGGTGCGGCTCGACAACGTCGCCCGCATCTCGAACGAACTCGGGCCAACCAACGTCTCCCGCAACGAGCAGGAGCGATACATCCAGATCACCGGCCAGGTCTACGGCCGCGGCTCGGGCGATGTCAGCGACGACGCGAAGGCGATCATCGAATCGATGCCGATTCCGCCGGGATTCTCATGGAAATTCGCCGGGAACGAAAAGCAGCGCCGCGAGTCGTTCTCGGTGCTCCTGCAGGCGGTCATACTCGGATGTATACTCGTCTATATGGTCATGGCGTCCCAGTTCGAATCGCTGCTGGCGCCGTTCATCATAGCCCTGAGCATTCCGTTCGGCTTCATGGGCGCGGTGCTGTTCCTGGTCATCGTCGGGTCGAGAATCTCGATCGTGTCTCTGCTGGCGTTCCTGATTCTCATCGGTATCGTCGTCAACAACGGCATCGTGCTGATCAGCTACATCAATATCCTCGTCAAACGAAAGATCGGCCTCAGGGAAGCCCTCGTCACATCAGGCATCAGCCGGTTGCGGCCGATCCTGTCGACGACGACGACGACGGTGCTGGGCATGATTCCGATGGCCATCTCGACGGGAGAAGGATCGGAAATCTGGGTCCCCATGGGAATGAGCGTCATCGGCGGCTTGATCGTCTCGACGCTCATGACCCTGTTCCTGATGCCCATCCTGTACTCGCTGTTCAGTCGGTGGCTCGTGCCGGCGGACCATCCGGCGTAA